The following is a genomic window from Sutcliffiella horikoshii.
TTCTTTACTTAGATATCTGTTTATTACCTTGTTTTTGTTTTGTACTATATAATCCTTTAATATTTTGACAAATACTAAAAAGTAAAGCAATTGAATTGAAAATAATATTTATTGACCATACAATAATAAATTTTATCTAAAACATAATTAAAAAGTTGATTTACTTAAAAAATCAATGATTTTATGTGTCTGTTCTTTACTATTTTTTTTACTTATAATAAAATTTTGTGCTCTAGTTCCAAACCTCCCCAATTCTTTTTCGTCATTTCCAACAAGTTTAATAATCTTATCCTTTATTACCTCATTATTAAGTGTATCTACGGTATATAAATAATCGTAATACTCTTTAGGTATACCAACTAATTTTGTTGTAAGGACAGGAGTACCCGATGCCATATATTCAAACATTTTTGAAGGAAATGAATGCTTAGTATAAATATCATCTGGGTTCCTTAGATTTACAAGCAACTTTGCTTTTTTTAGTTTTTCAAATGCTAAGTGTCGTGGCATAAAACCTAGATATTTAATACGTTTATCCAATTCTGCTCTTTTTTTAATTTCATTAGTCATATCACCTTTTCCAATTAACCATAATTCTATTGATTTATCTTCAATTAATTCGAAAACATCGAGTATTTTTGATATTCCAACTTCTTCATTTAAAGTGCCTGCATGGGCTATTGCGTTATTCTTTGGTGAAACAGCATTTAAATTGATTTTTTCACTATTGTATATACCCTCCATAATTAAGTAAGGTCTATTATTTTGGTTAACTACTTTATTCATTTCTTGTGAAAATAAAATATAAGCATTATAACTTTTTTGTAATTTATTCACAAGAAGTAAATACGGTTTAATTAACAATTTCTTGTACAACCTCATATTCTTTATTCTGTGTTTTGAATAAGTAAATAGAGATAAATCAGTAAATGTAACAACTTTTTTAATTGAGAATACCCAACCCATTATTACTATTGCTAAAGAGACAGGTGGGAAATGGCAACTCGAATAAATAAATTTATTTTTTATATGTCTATTCTTTAAGGCCCAACTCATTATTTTAATACAAGCTGATACAAAAAATGACATTTCTCTCATATAAGGGAAATTAATGAATTTTAAATAACTTAAATTCATTTCTTTCTTGTTTCTTCTGTTAAAAATAAAACTAGCCTTCGGAAAATAATCAGTTTGGTGAATACTAACAATATCAATATCTACACGGTTATCTTTTAAAAACTCGTTAGTTAATGCTTTTTCAAACATGTACTGAGCAATAAAGTAAGGTTGTTGCTGTTGTTCCTTTTGAATAAATAATTCATCATCACAAATCTTTCCAAAATATAACATTTTCACTATTTTCACCACTCAATTTTTCCTAGAATAAAATTTAAAGATAGAATACGGGAGTGAATACAAAATTTTCGAATGGATTTCTACCATTTTATCTTTTTTATTTAGAAAATTAATCCATTTACTTAATAAGGTAGAAACTTTATATGCAAAAATGACTGGCCTCGGTAAAATACTCAACACACTTTTATTCTCTTTTATTTCTTTCCAAGTACTTGCTTTATCATTAATTTGTACAAATGCTCTAAACCCCGCGTTTGATCCTCTTATTCTAAACCTTGTGTATATCCCGTTTATATATCCTATTGGATATTTCTCTGCTATTTGTTTATAAAAGTCTGTATCTTGTCCATATCTTTTCTCAATTGGAAAACGAATATTATCCTTAAACAAAATGTTTCTTTTTACAACCACACATGAAGTCTGCACTTTAAAGGAAATAAAACAATCTTTATAAACATTACCAGAGTAAATACTGGTATCAATTAACTTTGTTTTTTCTTTTCCTTCCCAAAACATCTCATATGAGTGATGACTCCAATGATAGTTATTTACTTCCATTGCACTTATCTGATCTGTAAGTTTATCCTGTAGCCATATATCATCAGAATCTAAAAAAGCAATATAGTCACCTGAGGATTTTTCAATACCTATATTTCTTGCAGAAGCTGGTCCACCATTTTGCTTGTAAACAAAATTAACACAACAATTATAACTTTTCATTAAATCTGAAATATCTTCATTAGAGCCATCATTAATAACTAGAATTTCTTTATTCTCATAACTTTGGTTCAATACACTATCTATTGCTTCCTTTAGCCATCTCTGACCTGAATAAAATGGAATTACTACACTTACTAGTGGTTGATTCATTCTTTTTCTTTCCTCCAAACAACTCTATTCACATAGTCCGTATAAGATAATATTATTCTAACAACTTTATCAGACACATTAGGCATGCTATAATCCCCAACAAGTCTTAAAGTTCCCGTTTCTTGATTTTCTAAAATCTCTAAGCCTTGTAGAATTCTTTCTTTAGTAAGACCAATCATCATTACCGAGGCTTCTTCCATCGCTTCTGGTCTCTCATGAGCTTGTCTAATATTCAATGCTCTAAACCCAAGTATAGAAGATTCTTCACTAATTGTCCCACTATCACTAAGAACCGCTTTCGCTTTAATTTGAAGCTTTACATAATCATTAAACCCTAATGGTTTCATTGTTTTTACTAATGGATTAAACTTTACTCCTTTAGAATTAATCATATTTCTAGTTCTAGGATGCGTACTCACAATTACAGGCTTTTGATACTTTTCTGCAATTGCATTCAAGCTTTCTATTAGATCTAAGAAATTGGTTTCTGAATTAATATTTTCTTCTCTGTGTGCTGAAACTACAAAATAATTTCCTTCCTCAAGCTCTAGTCTCTCAATTACATCCGATTTCTCAATATCATCTTTTCTAGAGTTGAGGACTTCGAACATTGGACTTCCAGTCTTAATAACTCGGTCTGCAGGGATTCCCTCTCTTAGAAGATACTCCCTTGCTATATCACTATAAGTTAAATTTATGTCAGCAGTATGATCAACAATCTTTCTGTTCGTTTCTTCGGGTACTCTTTGATCAAAACATCTATTCCCTGCTTCCATATGAAAAATTGGAATTTGTCTTCTTTTTGCAGCAATTGCACATAAACAACTATTAGTATCACCAAGGACCAAGACAGCATCTGGATTTACTTCTTCCATAATAGGATCAATCTTAACAAGAATGTTGCCTATAGTTTCTACTGCAGTTCCAGTCGCTGCATTAAGAAAATAATCCGGCTTTTTTAAATTAAAATCATTAAAGAACACTTCGTTTAGCTCATAATCATAATTTTGTCCTGTATGAACAAGAGTGTGTTCTATTGCCTTTGATTTTTCTAATTTATTTAAGACAGCCGATAGTCTAATAATCTCTGGTCTAGTACCGACTACAGTCATGACTTTTAATTTCTTCATTTAATTATACCTCCATGAAATAGGTGTCTGGTTTCGCTGGATTAAAGTACTCATTCGCCCACATAATTGTAACCATATCAGAATCACCGAGATTCTCAATATTATGTGTGTAGCCCGTAGGAATATCTACGACTTCCAACTTATCTCCACTAACAAAGTATTCCAGAATTTCATCTTTATCAATTTTTCTAAATCGAATAACTCCATTCCCACTTACCACAAGGAACTTCTCATTCTTTGTATGGTGCCAATGATTGCCCTTTGTTATTCCAGGCTTAGATATATTTACTGAAACCTGCCCTCTATCTTGTGTTTTTATAAATTCAGTGAAAGACCCTCTTTGATCTACATTCATCTTAAGGTCATAACTAAACTTATCTTTTGGCAAGTAGCTTAAGTAAGTACTGTATAATTTTTTGGTGAAAGAGTCGGACATATTAGGAATTGAGCGTTCATCACGACTACTTTTGAATGAGTAAATCAAATCAACAATTTCTCCAAGTGTAATCTTGTGTACGACTGGAACTTTGCAATAATCTCCAATTATATTTGCCTTTCTATTTAGAGCATTTATGAATTCTTCTACTACATTATCAATATATACTAAGTTCATTAGAACACTAGGATCGTTAACGTTAATTGGTAGTTCGTGAGCAACATTGTAACAAAATGTAGCTACTGCACTATTATAATTTGGTTTACACCATTTTCCAAATATATTAGGAAGACGGTAAACAAATACTGTGGACCCTGTTTCTTTCCTATATTCAAAAAGCAAATCTTCGCCAGCTTTTTTACTTTTACCATATGGATTACTTAGTTCAGCTTGAATAGAAGAAGAAATTAATATTGGACAAGTATTTTGGTGCTCTTTTAACTTTTTCAGTAGTGTCGAAGTAAACCCATAATTACCATCCATAAATTCAGACTGATCCTTAGGACGATTTACTCCAGCAAGATGAAACACAAAATCAGCTTCTTTACAGTATTCATCAAGTAATGAAGGGTCTGTTTTTCTACTGTATTCAAAAATATATCCATAATTTCGGTTTTTTAGTTCTGCGATTAGGTTTTTCCCCACAAAGCCTTTTGCGCCAGTAACAAGTATTTTCATTATTTGTTCCAGCCTTTCAGCTCTTCACGAACATAATCAAGCATTAATAACTTATCTTTAATGGCTTCTATTGATAACCTGTCAGTATTATGTGAATTATACTCATCTTCAGAAGATAATTTCTGATCACCTTCTACAAAGTATTTATCATAGTTTAGATCTCGCTTGTCAGCAGGAACACGGTAAAACCCTCCCATATCTTGTGCGACTACATGTTCCTCTCTAGTTAGAAGAGTTTCATATAACTTTTCACCGTGTCGGGTACCTATTACCTTTATTTCATTATCAACATTAAACAATTCCGTTAACGCTTTCGCTAACTCGCCAATAGTCGATGCTGGGGATTTCTGGACCATAATATCACCCGCCTCGGCATTTTCAAATGCGAATACTACTAGTTCTACTGCTTCCTCTAAACTCATTAAGAATCTAGTCATACTTGGATCAGTAACTGTTAATGGTTGTCCGTTTTTTATTTGTTCAATAAATAGAGGGATTACGGAACCTCTTGACGCCATTACGTTTCCATATCGAGTTCCACAGATAAGCGTTTTACTCGAATCTACAGTATTTGACTTTGCAACAAATACTTTTTCCATCATTGCTTTTGAGATACCCATTGCATTAATAGGATAAGCTGCTTTATCAGTAGACAAACAAATAACTTTTTTTACGTTATTTTCAATAGCAGCAGTTAGAACATTTTCCGTACCAATCACATTTGTTTTTACAGCTTCTAATGGGAAGAACTCACAGGAAGGTACCTGTTTAAGTGCAGCAGCATGAAAGATGTAATCAACACCATACATTGCATTTTTTACACTAGCTAAATCACGTACATCCCCTAAATAAAATTTAAGTTTTTCGTTTTTATAAAGCTTTCTCATATCATCTTGCTTCTTTTCATCTCTTGAGAATATACGAATTTCTCTTATATCCGTATCTAAAAATCTTTTCATAACTGCATTTCCGAATGAACCTGTACCACCTGTTATTAATAAAGTTTTATCTTTAAACATATTTAGCCCTCCAGTATTTCTTTCATCAAATATACATATTGTTGAGTACAATGTTCTTTAGTATACTTTTTAAGGAAAACATCCCTACAATTACCGCCCATAATTTTACATTTTTCCTTATCATCACGAAGTTCTTTAATTGAATTTATTAATTTCGGGGTTTCCCCAACTTCCATGGCATAACCCGCATTATTTTCTGTTAAGTCCTTCGCTATATCAGAATCCTCTCCCATAATGGCTATAACAGGTTTGCTAGCCATCATATAACTATATGTTTTACTAGGAACAGCTAAGCCAGTTAACCCTTTTACCAAACTTACTATGAAACAATCACTAATATTAAGTGCATCCTGAAAATCTTGACCATGTAAAAAATCAAATATACTTACATTATCTAATTTTTCTTTTAGTACTATCCCCTTCAAGATATCCATCTTATTTCCGTGTCCAGCAAATACAAATTGAACCTTCCTATCATCTTTGAAGTGGCGAATTGCATTCACTAACGTATCAAGATCCTGACATATACCCATATTCCCAAAATAGGAGACTATGAGGTTGTCATCTTCTTTTATTGAACGAAACAACTTGTTTTCTAAAGCATCTTTAGAATCAGAAATCCCTCTATCTTCATACCAATTTGGTATTACTTCAACTTGCTGTTCAGATAACTTTGTTCTATGTTTAAGTAGATATGCTTTCATCTCATTTGATAAAGCTACTACTTTATTTACATGTTTAAATACACCCATGTTAACTAATTTCATTGTTTTACTTATAATGCTATGTTCCCTAATACTATTAGTAATATGAGCCATCTCTGGATATACATCGTAGCTTATGAATACAACCTTAGTATTAAAAAGCTTAGAAGCTAGAACTGCTATTAGTGGTAATACTGGTGGATTAGAATAAACAACTACTACCCTATACTTTCTTAATTCATTTAGGCGTAATGCAGCTGAGAGAGTGAAAGAAAAGTAGTTAATCAATCTTCCAACAATATTACTACGTTTTAGTTGAATATATTTTAATCTTTTGATCTCAATGCCTTTATGACTTTCTTTCAACGGGACATTATTTTTAAGACTATATTCTTCAGGATAACCCACTAACGCGCCAACAGAAAATCCTGCTTTCTCAAGTGCTTCTGCAGTATCAAAAGGTAGTGTTGCAGACGAAACATATTCAGGATAAAAATACTGACATAAAAATAAGACATCTTTCTTTTTATTCATTTTATTACTCCCTACCTTCAGTACTCATAACTGATTCCTTAAAAGATACAGTCTCATAATCTAATCTCTTATTATTCAGCAAAGTCCCTGGACTACCTGGCAACTCTCTGTCATAAACTAAAGAGCCAAAGACTTTTCTAAATGTTTCTGACCGTTTAAGGCCTAATATTATAGCCCAATTAATAATGCTCGTTACTCTCAAAGGTTTCCCATGAGCATCTG
Proteins encoded in this region:
- a CDS encoding glycosyltransferase; its protein translation is MKIVKMLYFGKICDDELFIQKEQQQQPYFIAQYMFEKALTNEFLKDNRVDIDIVSIHQTDYFPKASFIFNRRNKKEMNLSYLKFINFPYMREMSFFVSACIKIMSWALKNRHIKNKFIYSSCHFPPVSLAIVIMGWVFSIKKVVTFTDLSLFTYSKHRIKNMRLYKKLLIKPYLLLVNKLQKSYNAYILFSQEMNKVVNQNNRPYLIMEGIYNSEKINLNAVSPKNNAIAHAGTLNEEVGISKILDVFELIEDKSIELWLIGKGDMTNEIKKRAELDKRIKYLGFMPRHLAFEKLKKAKLLVNLRNPDDIYTKHSFPSKMFEYMASGTPVLTTKLVGIPKEYYDYLYTVDTLNNEVIKDKIIKLVGNDEKELGRFGTRAQNFIISKKNSKEQTHKIIDFLSKSTF
- a CDS encoding glycosyltransferase family 2 protein, whose product is MNQPLVSVVIPFYSGQRWLKEAIDSVLNQSYENKEILVINDGSNEDISDLMKSYNCCVNFVYKQNGGPASARNIGIEKSSGDYIAFLDSDDIWLQDKLTDQISAMEVNNYHWSHHSYEMFWEGKEKTKLIDTSIYSGNVYKDCFISFKVQTSCVVVKRNILFKDNIRFPIEKRYGQDTDFYKQIAEKYPIGYINGIYTRFRIRGSNAGFRAFVQINDKASTWKEIKENKSVLSILPRPVIFAYKVSTLLSKWINFLNKKDKMVEIHSKILYSLPYSIFKFYSRKN
- a CDS encoding nucleoside-diphosphate sugar epimerase/dehydratase, producing MFKDKTLLITGGTGSFGNAVMKRFLDTDIREIRIFSRDEKKQDDMRKLYKNEKLKFYLGDVRDLASVKNAMYGVDYIFHAAALKQVPSCEFFPLEAVKTNVIGTENVLTAAIENNVKKVICLSTDKAAYPINAMGISKAMMEKVFVAKSNTVDSSKTLICGTRYGNVMASRGSVIPLFIEQIKNGQPLTVTDPSMTRFLMSLEEAVELVVFAFENAEAGDIMVQKSPASTIGELAKALTELFNVDNEIKVIGTRHGEKLYETLLTREEHVVAQDMGGFYRVPADKRDLNYDKYFVEGDQKLSSEDEYNSHNTDRLSIEAIKDKLLMLDYVREELKGWNK
- the wecB gene encoding non-hydrolyzing UDP-N-acetylglucosamine 2-epimerase, with amino-acid sequence MKKLKVMTVVGTRPEIIRLSAVLNKLEKSKAIEHTLVHTGQNYDYELNEVFFNDFNLKKPDYFLNAATGTAVETIGNILVKIDPIMEEVNPDAVLVLGDTNSCLCAIAAKRRQIPIFHMEAGNRCFDQRVPEETNRKIVDHTADINLTYSDIAREYLLREGIPADRVIKTGSPMFEVLNSRKDDIEKSDVIERLELEEGNYFVVSAHREENINSETNFLDLIESLNAIAEKYQKPVIVSTHPRTRNMINSKGVKFNPLVKTMKPLGFNDYVKLQIKAKAVLSDSGTISEESSILGFRALNIRQAHERPEAMEEASVMMIGLTKERILQGLEILENQETGTLRLVGDYSMPNVSDKVVRIILSYTDYVNRVVWRKEKE
- a CDS encoding capsular polysaccharide biosynthesis protein CapF — encoded protein: MKILVTGAKGFVGKNLIAELKNRNYGYIFEYSRKTDPSLLDEYCKEADFVFHLAGVNRPKDQSEFMDGNYGFTSTLLKKLKEHQNTCPILISSSIQAELSNPYGKSKKAGEDLLFEYRKETGSTVFVYRLPNIFGKWCKPNYNSAVATFCYNVAHELPINVNDPSVLMNLVYIDNVVEEFINALNRKANIIGDYCKVPVVHKITLGEIVDLIYSFKSSRDERSIPNMSDSFTKKLYSTYLSYLPKDKFSYDLKMNVDQRGSFTEFIKTQDRGQVSVNISKPGITKGNHWHHTKNEKFLVVSGNGVIRFRKIDKDEILEYFVSGDKLEVVDIPTGYTHNIENLGDSDMVTIMWANEYFNPAKPDTYFMEV
- a CDS encoding glycosyltransferase family 4 protein, whose amino-acid sequence is MNKKKDVLFLCQYFYPEYVSSATLPFDTAEALEKAGFSVGALVGYPEEYSLKNNVPLKESHKGIEIKRLKYIQLKRSNIVGRLINYFSFTLSAALRLNELRKYRVVVVYSNPPVLPLIAVLASKLFNTKVVFISYDVYPEMAHITNSIREHSIISKTMKLVNMGVFKHVNKVVALSNEMKAYLLKHRTKLSEQQVEVIPNWYEDRGISDSKDALENKLFRSIKEDDNLIVSYFGNMGICQDLDTLVNAIRHFKDDRKVQFVFAGHGNKMDILKGIVLKEKLDNVSIFDFLHGQDFQDALNISDCFIVSLVKGLTGLAVPSKTYSYMMASKPVIAIMGEDSDIAKDLTENNAGYAMEVGETPKLINSIKELRDDKEKCKIMGGNCRDVFLKKYTKEHCTQQYVYLMKEILEG